A stretch of Calditrichota bacterium DNA encodes these proteins:
- a CDS encoding polysaccharide deacetylase family protein: MFKNLTKNLIYSTLDYSGINRLFRQKNGKSVLILTYHSVLPYSSRFDEFDYRNCVSTEAFDAQIKYLKKHYDLITLNEAVERLNENKLDNIHVVLTFDDGFKNNYDFALPVLLDNNTSAVFYLSTDFIGKQYMLWTEKVNDIILNTQKTKLKIHLDKLVDLDLSSIEKREKASVLVRTYLKFNSINEENRVLGEMTELTGYDNWAIKKDPDRYDFMTWDEVKKMHQAGMEIGSHTHTHTLLNMMDEQNSFDELSTSKKEIETNLNTDCNLFSYPNGDKGNFLDIHFEQLKKLGYSCATTQLKGYNKPGGNIFALNRMNITSKMTLPVFKAMVSGSYSLL, from the coding sequence ATGTTTAAAAACCTCACTAAAAATTTAATATATTCAACTTTAGACTATTCAGGTATAAACCGTCTTTTCAGGCAAAAAAATGGTAAAAGTGTTTTAATTCTTACCTACCACTCAGTTTTGCCATATTCTTCCCGTTTTGATGAATTTGATTATCGTAATTGTGTTAGCACAGAGGCATTTGATGCGCAAATTAAATATCTAAAAAAGCATTATGATTTAATTACACTAAATGAAGCAGTTGAAAGACTGAATGAAAATAAGCTCGACAATATTCATGTTGTACTAACTTTTGATGATGGGTTTAAAAATAACTATGATTTTGCACTGCCCGTATTATTAGATAATAATACCAGCGCCGTTTTTTACCTTTCTACAGATTTTATTGGAAAGCAATATATGCTGTGGACTGAAAAAGTAAATGACATCATTTTAAATACCCAAAAGACAAAGTTAAAAATCCATCTTGATAAACTTGTTGATTTGGATCTCTCTTCGATTGAAAAGAGGGAGAAAGCTTCAGTATTGGTACGCACATATTTGAAGTTTAATTCAATCAATGAAGAAAACCGCGTATTGGGTGAGATGACTGAGTTAACCGGATATGATAACTGGGCAATTAAAAAAGATCCTGATCGATATGATTTTATGACCTGGGATGAGGTAAAAAAAATGCATCAGGCAGGAATGGAAATTGGATCTCATACCCACACACATACTTTGCTAAACATGATGGATGAGCAGAACTCGTTTGATGAGCTTTCTACTTCGAAAAAAGAAATAGAAACCAATCTGAATACTGATTGCAATTTGTTTAGTTATCCAAATGGAGATAAAGGCAATTTTCTTGATATTCATTTTGAGCAACTAAAAAAACTGGGTTATTCCTGTGCGACGACGCAGCTAAAAGGGTACAATAAACCAGGAGGAAATATCTTTGCTTTGAACAGAATGAATATTACGAGCAAAATGACGCTTCCGGTTTTTAAAGCAATGGTTTCCGGCAGTTACTCACTTTTATAA
- a CDS encoding glycosyltransferase: protein MKYNPNGKIRVAHIINYLAPAGKEMGIVKLLNHTDPDKFEGYLIVLDRVFDSLILDTDRTKLVSINKKKGNDPTLPFRLAHILRKYKIDIVHTHAWGTLVEGIVAAKIARVPVTIHGEHGTFHKDPKRKFVQKLMFKLCDKLLSVSGVLAEDLANSLQLPQNSFYPILNGVDSNKYFKNEESRKKYRGELSCSDDTVLIGSVGRTVKVKNHQVLIKAAKKLKEKNLNFLITIIGDSPEKSLRPYLQEEVEKAGVSELVKFLGNKNDVPGYLSAFDIFVLPSLSEGCSNVIQEAMATELPVVASNVGGNPELVSSGKTGYLFDLDNLDELVEKLEKLITEELLRKEIGERAKKEMLNRFSLEKMVENYESFYSDALNEK from the coding sequence ATGAAATATAATCCAAACGGGAAAATCCGTGTAGCCCATATTATCAATTATCTTGCGCCTGCAGGAAAAGAAATGGGTATTGTTAAACTGCTTAATCATACTGATCCGGATAAGTTTGAAGGATATTTAATTGTTTTGGATCGCGTTTTTGACAGCTTAATCCTGGATACTGACCGGACAAAGCTGGTCTCCATTAATAAGAAAAAAGGAAATGATCCAACACTTCCCTTTCGCCTTGCTCACATCTTGAGAAAATATAAAATCGATATAGTTCATACACATGCCTGGGGTACTTTGGTCGAAGGAATTGTTGCTGCAAAAATAGCCAGAGTTCCTGTTACAATCCATGGCGAACATGGCACTTTCCATAAAGATCCTAAACGGAAATTTGTGCAAAAACTTATGTTTAAATTGTGTGATAAGCTTTTATCCGTTTCCGGAGTTTTAGCAGAGGATTTAGCCAATTCGCTTCAATTACCGCAAAACTCATTTTACCCAATTTTAAATGGTGTCGATTCTAATAAATATTTCAAAAATGAAGAGAGTCGAAAAAAATATCGTGGAGAATTATCATGTTCTGATGACACAGTTTTAATTGGTTCGGTAGGCAGGACTGTTAAAGTTAAAAACCACCAGGTTTTAATTAAAGCTGCAAAAAAGCTTAAAGAGAAAAATTTAAACTTTTTGATAACTATTATTGGAGATTCCCCGGAAAAATCACTAAGGCCCTATCTTCAGGAAGAAGTTGAAAAAGCGGGGGTTTCAGAATTAGTCAAATTCCTTGGTAATAAAAATGATGTTCCGGGTTATTTGAGTGCTTTTGATATATTTGTTTTACCATCTCTAAGCGAAGGCTGTTCAAATGTAATTCAAGAAGCCATGGCTACGGAATTACCTGTTGTTGCTTCAAATGTTGGTGGAAATCCTGAACTTGTCTCTTCAGGCAAAACAGGTTATTTGTTCGATCTGGATAACTTAGATGAATTGGTAGAAAAACTCGAAAAATTGATAACAGAAGAATTGTTACGAAAGGAAATTGGCGAACGGGCTAAAAAGGAGATGCTCAACCGTTTTTCCCTTGAAAAGATGGTTGAAAATTATGAATCCTTTTATTCTGACGCACTAAATGAAAAATGA
- a CDS encoding alginate lyase family protein — protein sequence MALSSKFKKIFRMSVAELRFRIWEQIRIRREKANAENELKTVSNPEFNFFENGKGELFKKYSEGDLNSLFFDKNFIRTISEPLNENKKEEFKKQFPEEYTESIKRADTLLKNEFAFLGVKFTLPDPIPWQSDPVSLNPYPQGFYRNINIFTNENAGDIKHVWEVNRLQYLIELSKAYYLSDEEKYKNKFDALILDWVEKNPYKMGVAWASALEVGVRATALVWALHFYMAGSKQDVNVVKNIIKLLYLCGTYLSENLSIYFSPYNHLIGETAGLFMVGYLFPGFKEAAKWEKQAWDILADQAGKQFHSDGASVEQATFYHHFTLGFYLQAIALKNLNNDLIPDALKAQVEKALEFAMIMTKPDGTLPYMGDIDDARSIYFRHPTNWNFLSYQTMGSIWFNRSDMKYTAKKFQEEAFWMLSDDEQNIFHSLKSQSPERSTVFLEESGYNVFRSGYGNESHYSHMDCGPIAHGVFHDETPSAAHGHADLLAIELAAFGDSYLVDPGFSNYRGDFDWHCYFRSTAAHNTIELNGESQAKQGGILVWSHAPKYKVLQQIDGNLLKGVCAEHYGYVRQEDKPIHRRHFAFVDKTFWVVFDEIYSNESSGKVHSVKPHFHFNNDIDVNINDEKNIIEAKGQKSSLSINMFSFNDAEIKLLSTKGGKNAEDGWISPTYRAVEPASVVSAEVKTQLPLKLISVYVPNLDTAKDKLEISTDENDIIVSNSTSSYKIHLYKDEKKKLVTQGYELWGDVVITTKGDKKKLTVLNLKTITKNGMENKSSQYIFEMEQGEQ from the coding sequence ATGGCCCTATCTTCAAAATTTAAAAAAATATTTCGCATGTCTGTTGCCGAACTTCGCTTCAGAATATGGGAGCAAATCCGTATTCGTCGTGAAAAGGCAAATGCCGAAAACGAATTAAAAACGGTATCAAACCCAGAATTTAATTTCTTTGAAAATGGGAAAGGCGAATTATTTAAAAAATATAGTGAGGGTGATCTAAATTCTCTTTTTTTTGATAAGAATTTTATTCGAACCATTTCTGAACCTCTGAATGAGAATAAAAAGGAAGAGTTTAAAAAGCAGTTTCCGGAAGAATATACAGAATCCATTAAAAGGGCAGATACGCTTTTGAAGAATGAGTTTGCTTTTTTAGGAGTAAAATTCACTTTGCCCGATCCCATTCCATGGCAGTCTGATCCGGTTTCATTAAATCCTTATCCACAGGGTTTTTATCGAAATATAAATATTTTTACAAATGAAAATGCCGGAGATATTAAACACGTCTGGGAAGTAAATCGACTGCAATATTTGATCGAGCTGTCTAAAGCATATTATTTGTCCGATGAAGAAAAATATAAGAATAAATTTGATGCTCTTATTTTAGATTGGGTTGAAAAAAATCCATATAAAATGGGTGTTGCATGGGCAAGCGCTTTGGAAGTTGGCGTCCGTGCTACTGCACTTGTATGGGCGTTACACTTTTACATGGCAGGTAGCAAGCAGGATGTAAATGTTGTAAAAAATATCATAAAACTATTGTATTTATGTGGTACCTATCTTTCTGAAAATTTATCAATTTATTTTAGTCCTTATAATCATTTGATTGGAGAAACAGCCGGTTTGTTTATGGTTGGCTATTTATTCCCCGGTTTTAAGGAAGCGGCCAAATGGGAAAAACAGGCCTGGGATATTTTAGCGGATCAGGCTGGAAAACAATTTCATAGTGATGGTGCTTCTGTTGAACAAGCCACATTTTATCATCATTTTACATTGGGGTTTTACCTGCAGGCAATTGCCTTAAAAAATCTTAATAATGATTTAATTCCGGATGCACTGAAAGCCCAGGTTGAGAAGGCCCTTGAGTTTGCCATGATTATGACAAAACCGGATGGAACGCTTCCTTACATGGGCGACATTGATGATGCGCGGTCCATATATTTCCGCCATCCGACAAATTGGAACTTCCTGTCTTATCAAACAATGGGTTCAATTTGGTTTAACCGTTCTGATATGAAATACACAGCTAAAAAATTCCAGGAAGAAGCTTTTTGGATGTTGTCAGATGATGAGCAGAATATTTTTCATTCATTGAAAAGCCAGTCTCCAGAACGAAGCACCGTTTTTCTTGAAGAGAGCGGATATAATGTTTTTCGTTCCGGATATGGAAATGAAAGCCACTATTCACACATGGATTGCGGTCCAATAGCCCACGGCGTTTTTCATGATGAAACACCTTCAGCGGCACATGGCCACGCTGACCTGCTGGCAATTGAACTAGCGGCTTTTGGAGATTCATATCTGGTTGATCCGGGTTTTTCAAATTATCGTGGAGATTTTGACTGGCATTGTTATTTCCGCAGTACAGCAGCTCACAATACGATTGAATTAAATGGCGAATCGCAAGCAAAACAAGGAGGAATTCTTGTTTGGAGCCATGCACCAAAATATAAAGTTTTACAACAAATTGACGGCAATTTATTAAAGGGTGTTTGTGCCGAACATTATGGCTATGTCCGTCAGGAAGATAAGCCAATTCACCGCCGCCATTTTGCATTTGTTGATAAAACGTTTTGGGTCGTTTTTGATGAAATATATTCAAACGAGAGTTCTGGAAAAGTGCATTCTGTAAAACCACATTTTCATTTTAATAATGATATCGATGTTAACATAAATGATGAAAAGAATATAATTGAGGCGAAAGGACAGAAGTCGTCTTTATCAATAAATATGTTCTCATTTAATGATGCGGAAATAAAACTCTTGTCCACAAAAGGTGGTAAAAATGCAGAAGATGGCTGGATATCACCAACATATCGTGCTGTGGAGCCGGCATCTGTTGTTTCCGCAGAGGTTAAAACTCAGCTTCCATTAAAACTTATATCCGTTTACGTACCCAATCTTGATACCGCGAAAGACAAATTGGAAATATCAACAGACGAAAATGACATAATTGTCTCCAATTCTACTTCAAGCTATAAAATTCATCTTTATAAGGATGAGAAGAAAAAGTTAGTAACCCAGGGATATGAACTTTGGGGTGATGTGGTTATAACCACCAAGGGAGATAAAAAGAAGTTGACTGTTTTAAATTTGAAAACCATTACTAAAAATGGAATGGAAAATAAATCATCACAATATATTTTTGAAATGGAACAAGGAGAGCAATAG
- a CDS encoding glycosyltransferase: protein MKKVLFLTSNFPPSASVGTQRVTKILKFIDPEKFQFSVLTLNESYYTEFGTENLMAKRVPDSIKVYRTDMLDPTMFFTRLKSFLTRSSSKNSTGQSKNNKSKSSTSTVTKTNQKVSLIGKMINSFRDIIFGILEFPDKHIGWMPKAVKEGVKIVKEQNIDIIYTTAPPHSLFVMALKIKKRTGVKLVLDFRDPWALSRWDAGSAIKTKLEKYLERKTIKGADAAIFVTQKLHQEYAKFYKNYNPEKFFLFFNGYDSDDFKDCDKTHPENNPKRFVHLGSLYKKRNPENLFRALKNLKDAGKIKTGEVLFEFIGYVGAELNFLYAMLEELDISDLVVFKPLIDFKESIQTMFDADALIIVQPGTDLQIPAKLFEYMYTRRPILALAEHDSATDKVIKEAELGYVAASQDIAEIEQAVLDMIIRINSGKFSANENYIDSFDMKTYIKKLEECLNEI, encoded by the coding sequence ATGAAAAAAGTTCTCTTTTTAACATCCAATTTTCCTCCCAGTGCTTCCGTTGGTACACAGCGGGTTACTAAAATTTTAAAATTTATTGATCCTGAAAAATTTCAATTTTCTGTCCTTACACTAAATGAAAGTTATTATACTGAGTTTGGTACAGAAAACCTGATGGCAAAGCGAGTTCCGGATTCAATAAAAGTTTACCGTACAGATATGCTTGACCCGACCATGTTTTTTACCCGTTTAAAATCCTTCTTAACAAGGTCATCTTCAAAAAATAGCACAGGTCAATCTAAAAACAATAAAAGCAAATCATCAACTTCGACAGTTACAAAAACAAATCAGAAAGTTTCGCTTATTGGAAAAATGATTAATTCCTTTAGGGATATAATTTTTGGAATTCTGGAATTCCCTGATAAGCATATTGGTTGGATGCCAAAGGCTGTTAAAGAAGGTGTTAAGATTGTTAAAGAGCAAAATATTGATATCATTTACACGACTGCTCCACCACATTCTCTTTTTGTAATGGCACTTAAAATAAAAAAACGTACCGGTGTAAAACTGGTATTGGATTTTCGTGATCCCTGGGCTCTTTCTCGTTGGGATGCCGGGTCTGCAATCAAAACCAAATTGGAAAAATATTTAGAGCGAAAAACAATAAAGGGCGCTGACGCAGCAATTTTTGTTACTCAGAAACTCCATCAGGAATATGCAAAGTTTTACAAAAATTATAATCCTGAAAAGTTTTTCCTCTTTTTTAATGGATATGATTCGGATGATTTTAAGGATTGTGACAAAACTCATCCTGAAAATAATCCAAAACGATTTGTTCATTTGGGCTCTTTGTATAAAAAACGAAATCCTGAAAATTTGTTTCGGGCACTTAAAAATCTAAAAGATGCAGGTAAAATTAAAACAGGTGAAGTGCTGTTTGAATTTATTGGATATGTAGGCGCTGAATTAAATTTTCTTTATGCAATGTTGGAAGAATTAGATATATCTGATCTTGTTGTTTTTAAACCCTTGATTGATTTTAAGGAAAGCATACAAACCATGTTTGATGCAGATGCATTAATAATTGTACAGCCGGGAACAGATCTGCAAATACCGGCAAAGCTATTTGAATATATGTATACGCGAAGACCTATTTTGGCATTAGCAGAACATGACAGTGCCACAGACAAAGTAATTAAAGAAGCAGAATTAGGCTATGTAGCTGCTTCTCAGGATATAGCAGAAATTGAACAAGCTGTTTTGGATATGATCATAAGGATTAACTCTGGTAAATTTTCCGCTAACGAAAATTATATAGACTCATTTGACATGAAGACTTACATCAAAAAACTGGAAGAATGTCTAAATGAAATATAA
- a CDS encoding DUF2088 domain-containing protein gives MPSISLPWGAWYGDKSKEFSIPDEWRVKEYTLDSEQQLDESAILQRLSNLPTQLESRKPKTAVIVVDDLTRPVELKNLLPQIVNCFNNYGLKNSQIKVLIGLGSHHGLSKENLEKKLGTFIVENISCINHDSNEVIPIDVIWGKTEIKLNRHYMESDFKIVISGLTPHSFAGFSGGAKMLFPGLADLDTLAKTHKSVLMGFMGKLGSMENNKFRATIEQFVEKAGIDLFIGVVINANRTIRNIYCGHYVDAHREAAEEAREYCLTNTSDNSYDVIISSAYPKDTELLQAENGFIPLKSAKENILKPGGVYILLSACSEGLGHHGLFGPGGMLYRKPRPLRFLKEHNFVLFAENISNEDFVTVFNEDYHFFSNWDKLMQHVKALVPANPKVAVFPYGSMQLTG, from the coding sequence ATGCCTTCAATTTCACTTCCATGGGGCGCCTGGTATGGCGATAAATCTAAGGAATTTTCAATCCCCGATGAATGGAGAGTAAAAGAGTACACCCTGGATAGCGAGCAACAGCTTGATGAAAGTGCAATTTTACAACGGCTTTCTAATCTTCCGACGCAATTAGAATCACGCAAACCAAAAACGGCTGTAATTGTTGTCGATGATTTAACACGACCTGTTGAACTTAAAAATTTGCTGCCTCAAATAGTAAACTGTTTTAATAATTATGGGTTAAAAAACAGCCAAATTAAAGTATTGATAGGTTTGGGTTCTCACCATGGTTTAAGTAAGGAGAACCTGGAAAAAAAACTGGGTACTTTTATCGTAGAAAATATTTCATGTATAAATCATGATTCAAACGAAGTTATACCAATTGATGTTATTTGGGGTAAAACTGAAATTAAATTAAATCGCCATTATATGGAATCGGATTTCAAGATTGTTATTAGTGGTTTAACTCCACACAGTTTTGCCGGATTTAGTGGCGGTGCAAAAATGTTATTTCCCGGTTTGGCAGATTTGGATACTTTGGCTAAAACTCATAAATCTGTTTTGATGGGTTTTATGGGAAAACTTGGCAGCATGGAAAATAACAAGTTTCGTGCCACTATAGAACAATTTGTAGAAAAAGCAGGGATCGATTTATTCATCGGCGTAGTTATTAACGCTAATAGGACAATCAGAAATATTTATTGTGGGCATTATGTGGATGCGCACCGTGAAGCAGCGGAAGAAGCACGCGAATATTGTTTAACAAATACTTCAGATAACTCTTACGATGTTATAATTTCTTCAGCATATCCTAAAGACACAGAATTACTACAAGCCGAAAATGGTTTTATCCCATTAAAATCGGCCAAAGAAAATATTCTTAAACCAGGTGGAGTATATATTTTGCTAAGTGCCTGTTCCGAAGGGCTTGGCCATCATGGCTTATTTGGACCCGGTGGAATGTTGTATAGAAAACCGCGCCCATTACGTTTTTTAAAGGAACACAATTTTGTTCTTTTTGCCGAAAATATTTCAAACGAAGATTTTGTAACAGTCTTTAATGAAGATTATCATTTTTTTAGTAATTGGGATAAATTAATGCAGCACGTAAAAGCATTAGTCCCAGCAAACCCCAAAGTTGCTGTTTTTCCTTATGGCAGCATGCAGCTAACAGGATAA
- a CDS encoding glycosyltransferase family 4 protein: MRILYHHRTLGDGAEGIHIQSIVNCLKDQGHEVRVASLVGEQTQFRTSQEAKESKWDKIKNIIPKPVYELAEIAYNLKGKSMLMSAIKDFKPDIIYDRYAHFSFSALWAAKKAGLPLILEINSPYSIQKRQWEKVYFPGLSKMGEQKIFAAAPRIIVVSSPLKQIVADYGVDTGKVTVLPNGTDATRFDPHLDASALKKELSLEGKTILGFVGILRSWHNIDKLINILEDIDLKKMNAAMVFLGDGPSYDELVAYNKEKGNEETIRFLGRVQHNEIQKYIAMFDIAISPHATPYSSPMKILEYMAMEKAILAPDMPNIKDMIENGKNGVLFTPDDADSLKKNLLQLIENNESRIKVGKQARQDVLEKFTWSNNARLTAEIAEDLVSDYMS, translated from the coding sequence ATGCGCATACTTTATCATCACAGAACCTTAGGCGATGGCGCCGAAGGAATTCACATCCAATCGATTGTAAATTGCCTTAAAGACCAAGGCCATGAAGTCCGGGTTGCATCGCTCGTCGGCGAACAAACACAATTTCGTACTTCACAGGAAGCAAAAGAATCAAAATGGGATAAAATTAAAAATATTATCCCCAAACCGGTTTACGAGCTTGCTGAGATTGCATACAATCTAAAGGGCAAAAGTATGTTGATGTCTGCAATTAAAGATTTTAAACCTGATATAATCTATGACCGCTATGCGCATTTTAGTTTTTCTGCATTATGGGCAGCAAAAAAAGCAGGTTTACCTTTAATTCTGGAAATAAATTCACCATACTCCATCCAAAAAAGGCAATGGGAAAAAGTGTACTTTCCCGGTCTTTCAAAAATGGGTGAGCAGAAAATATTTGCAGCGGCCCCGAGAATAATTGTTGTATCTTCGCCGTTAAAGCAAATAGTTGCAGATTATGGCGTTGATACAGGTAAAGTGACAGTTTTGCCAAATGGAACAGATGCAACGAGGTTTGATCCGCATTTGGATGCATCTGCGCTCAAGAAAGAATTAAGTCTGGAAGGAAAAACAATACTGGGCTTTGTTGGCATTTTACGCTCTTGGCATAATATTGATAAACTGATCAATATTTTGGAAGATATTGATTTGAAGAAAATGAATGCTGCAATGGTTTTTCTTGGTGATGGCCCAAGTTATGATGAGCTTGTTGCTTACAACAAAGAAAAAGGAAATGAAGAAACAATCCGGTTTTTGGGCAGGGTGCAACATAACGAAATTCAAAAGTACATTGCTATGTTTGATATTGCAATCAGCCCGCACGCAACTCCTTACTCATCACCAATGAAAATATTGGAATACATGGCCATGGAAAAAGCCATCCTTGCTCCGGATATGCCCAATATTAAAGATATGATAGAAAATGGGAAAAATGGTGTATTGTTTACACCGGATGATGCAGATTCCCTAAAAAAGAACTTACTTCAATTGATTGAAAATAATGAGTCTCGTATTAAAGTTGGTAAACAGGCCCGGCAAGATGTTTTAGAAAAATTTACATGGTCGAACAATGCCCGTTTAACGGCAGAAATTGCCGAAGACTTGGTTTCTGATTACATGAGCTAA
- a CDS encoding glycosyltransferase, which yields MAKEPTKILHITSYPPPRAGWGMRVYFLKQEMEKNGDVCEVLNIGKGRFITDADFVPVLGSLDYIKKVFRFRLKGFLIHHHLNGDSPKGFVLTFLSLTISLLTFRRPVITFHAGPVQLYFPKYKAPKLTLVYKYIFSVSKYIVCNNEAVKNNIMTYGVNGKKIVPIQAFSTQYMQFEEQPLTPELDEIFSNHFPAIVCYAAYRPEFFLEDMVTAFAKFHKEKPDSRLIMMGQTLGSEKIKEQMEELGFLDAVHFAGDMDHDQFLTLLSKSTFYLRTPFKDGVSSSVLESLSLNTPVVACENGSRPEGVIKYENQNIDDMVKVMLHTVDNIDDIKKNLKAPPIPDTISTEIELIKKA from the coding sequence GTGGCCAAGGAACCTACAAAAATTTTACATATAACTTCTTATCCACCACCAAGAGCCGGTTGGGGCATGCGTGTTTATTTTCTAAAACAGGAAATGGAAAAAAACGGTGATGTATGTGAAGTCTTAAATATTGGTAAAGGCCGTTTTATAACAGATGCTGATTTCGTACCGGTTTTAGGAAGTTTAGACTACATAAAAAAAGTATTTCGCTTCCGTCTAAAAGGGTTTCTAATTCACCATCATCTTAACGGAGACTCGCCAAAGGGATTTGTTTTAACCTTTTTGTCTTTAACAATCAGCTTGTTAACATTTCGACGCCCGGTTATAACTTTTCATGCCGGTCCTGTTCAGCTTTATTTTCCTAAATACAAGGCTCCTAAATTAACATTGGTTTACAAATATATTTTTAGCGTTTCAAAATATATTGTGTGTAATAACGAAGCTGTAAAAAATAATATTATGACGTATGGAGTAAATGGAAAAAAAATTGTTCCAATCCAGGCGTTTAGTACTCAATATATGCAGTTTGAAGAGCAACCTTTAACTCCGGAACTTGATGAGATTTTTTCAAATCATTTTCCTGCAATTGTTTGTTATGCTGCGTACCGGCCTGAGTTTTTTCTGGAAGACATGGTTACAGCTTTTGCTAAATTTCATAAAGAAAAACCGGACAGTCGTTTGATAATGATGGGCCAAACACTTGGATCGGAAAAAATTAAAGAGCAAATGGAAGAGCTGGGATTTCTTGATGCGGTTCATTTTGCCGGGGATATGGATCATGACCAGTTTCTAACATTGCTATCAAAATCAACGTTTTATCTCCGCACACCGTTCAAAGATGGTGTTTCAAGTTCTGTACTTGAATCGCTTTCATTAAATACACCGGTCGTCGCCTGCGAAAATGGTTCTCGCCCGGAAGGTGTTATAAAATATGAGAACCAAAATATTGATGATATGGTAAAGGTTATGCTTCATACCGTGGACAACATTGATGACATAAAGAAAAACCTAAAAGCCCCTCCAATTCCGGACACTATTTCTACGGAAATAGAGCTAATTAAGAAGGCATAA
- a CDS encoding lipopolysaccharide biosynthesis protein has protein sequence MKNEQGSPKADKVKSKSLAGQAKKGILWTLLRAVSSQGARFVASIVLARILFPEDFGIIGIVLIVTRFAQRLGNFGFTQVLIQKKLIDENHIRTTFTINLILAFLTTSIIIIFAPQLATIVTNAKDVGHIDTIVDVLRVISFSFILISLYAVPNSLLKRELKFKQESLIGIVGGVVRFLSPIGFALFGHGVWSIVYGMLLGDLIQVIAFYSYSKWKPRIGLNKVALNNVFSFGIWMNLQSYVQYFYKNSAYFFVSKFLGLGMLGYYERAYNLMNSPRKRVSDMISSVLFATFSRIQDEEERLISAMRKVMGSVALLTFPLMTWLYFAAPSLIPLVYGDKWILTVQPLQIMSISGLIESVTMVFYPVFLAKGLVKNRTKAHTIVLIFLLVSLFFSAQESIVMVAWAVVATSLFGFFVNAHEYIRNSGWTWKDNFISLKPAISISLIMIGVIYTSQYLALNYFSFDSPAMLIVISLASALGFFGSNYIFKFAEVAEVINLVRGKKSKKSVSVA, from the coding sequence ATGAAAAATGAACAAGGTTCACCCAAGGCCGATAAAGTAAAATCCAAAAGTCTGGCAGGTCAGGCAAAAAAAGGAATACTTTGGACATTGCTGCGGGCGGTTAGCAGCCAGGGTGCGCGATTTGTAGCATCCATTGTTTTGGCCAGAATATTGTTTCCGGAAGATTTTGGCATAATAGGTATTGTTCTGATTGTTACACGATTCGCACAACGGCTGGGTAATTTTGGTTTTACGCAAGTTCTGATCCAGAAAAAACTTATAGATGAAAACCATATAAGAACCACATTTACAATCAATCTGATTTTAGCTTTTTTAACAACAAGTATTATTATTATTTTTGCTCCACAGCTGGCAACAATTGTTACAAATGCAAAAGATGTTGGCCACATAGATACAATTGTTGATGTTCTGCGCGTAATTTCTTTTTCTTTTATTCTGATTAGTTTATATGCCGTTCCAAATTCCCTTCTAAAACGAGAGTTAAAGTTTAAACAAGAATCACTTATTGGGATTGTTGGCGGTGTGGTTCGTTTTCTTTCCCCAATAGGATTTGCATTATTTGGTCATGGTGTTTGGAGTATAGTTTATGGAATGTTGCTCGGCGATTTAATCCAGGTAATTGCATTTTACAGTTATTCAAAATGGAAACCGCGTATCGGCCTTAATAAAGTCGCTTTAAATAATGTTTTCTCGTTTGGCATTTGGATGAACCTACAGAGTTATGTTCAATATTTTTATAAGAACTCGGCCTATTTCTTTGTCAGCAAATTTTTGGGTTTGGGGATGTTGGGTTATTATGAACGTGCTTACAATCTGATGAATTCTCCTAGGAAAAGAGTTTCTGATATGATTAGCAGCGTTTTGTTTGCAACTTTTTCTAGAATCCAGGATGAAGAAGAACGGTTAATTTCTGCAATGCGCAAAGTAATGGGCAGTGTTGCGTTACTTACTTTTCCCCTAATGACATGGCTATATTTTGCTGCACCTTCACTTATTCCATTGGTTTATGGAGATAAATGGATTTTAACTGTCCAGCCTCTTCAAATAATGTCAATTAGTGGTTTAATTGAATCAGTAACAATGGTTTTCTACCCGGTTTTTTTAGCAAAAGGTTTGGTTAAAAACAGAACCAAAGCACACACTATTGTTTTGATCTTTCTTTTGGTGAGCCTTTTTTTCTCTGCCCAAGAAAGTATTGTTATGGTAGCCTGGGCGGTTGTAGCTACATCACTGTTTGGATTTTTTGTTAATGCTCATGAATATATCCGCAACTCCGGATGGACCTGGAAAGATAACTTTATAAGTTTAAAACCGGCAATTTCCATTAGTTTAATTATGATAGGCGTTATTTACACTTCACAATATCTCGCTTTGAACTATTTCTCTTTTGATTCTCCGGCTATGCTTATTGTAATCAGTTTAGCATCTGCTTTGGGATTTTTTGGATCAAATTACATCTTTAAATTCGCAGAGGTTGCCGAGGTTATAAATCTTGTTCGAGGTAAAAAATCTAAAAAGAGTGTAAGCGTTGCCTAA